The Nitrospira sp. KM1 genome includes a window with the following:
- a CDS encoding sigma-54 dependent transcriptional regulator: protein MGIAGKILIVDDEEDALENCRRILSRVPYDCVATSNPGQAMALLEREHPGLVLTDLRMPKMDGIEVLTAAKRVDPAVQVVLLTAHATIETAVTSMRYGAFDYITKPFTGEELLQVVRRAFDAEAGGQATATIRSASVAARPSSSGSSGGIQIVGSSASMKAVLALADRVAPTDSNVLVYGESGTGKEMLARYIHKASRRTERALIPVDCVSLNDSLLESELFGHEKGAFTGAHIAKPGLFEVAHGGTIFLDEVSGMSPNLQARLLRVLQERQVRRVGGTKFTHVDVRVIAASNQNLEDLCRQGTFREDLYYRLNVIPIALPPLRVREGDILLLANEFVTRFVHRVRPEAGSVPMIDPSAADVLMRYPWPGNVRELQNIMERAAVLVDGHTVMSAHLPDRLLAGVQPNAVLTEAASFKQAKQQAVETFERNFLMDLLKRNDGHMSRAAREAGVDRKTIERMVKKHGLRGAF, encoded by the coding sequence ATGGGAATCGCAGGCAAAATCCTGATCGTTGACGACGAAGAGGATGCACTGGAGAACTGCCGGCGCATCCTGAGCCGCGTCCCCTATGATTGTGTGGCCACGTCGAATCCGGGCCAGGCCATGGCGCTTCTCGAACGGGAGCATCCCGGATTGGTCCTGACCGATCTTCGTATGCCGAAGATGGACGGCATTGAAGTCCTCACGGCCGCGAAGCGAGTGGATCCGGCCGTCCAAGTCGTACTGTTGACGGCTCATGCCACGATCGAGACCGCTGTGACGTCCATGCGTTACGGGGCGTTCGACTACATCACCAAGCCGTTTACGGGCGAGGAATTGCTTCAGGTCGTACGCCGGGCGTTCGATGCCGAAGCCGGGGGTCAGGCGACTGCCACTATCCGCTCGGCGAGCGTCGCGGCCCGGCCCTCATCGTCCGGATCCTCCGGCGGCATTCAGATAGTCGGCAGCAGCGCTTCGATGAAAGCGGTGTTGGCGCTCGCCGACCGGGTTGCGCCCACGGATTCGAACGTGCTCGTGTATGGTGAAAGCGGGACCGGGAAGGAAATGTTGGCGCGGTATATTCACAAGGCGAGCCGGCGGACAGAGCGAGCATTGATTCCGGTCGACTGCGTCTCCCTGAACGACTCCTTGTTGGAATCGGAACTGTTCGGCCATGAAAAGGGCGCATTTACAGGAGCGCATATCGCCAAGCCCGGATTGTTCGAGGTCGCTCACGGAGGAACGATCTTTCTTGACGAAGTCAGCGGAATGAGCCCGAATTTGCAGGCCAGGCTGCTGCGCGTGTTGCAGGAACGGCAGGTGCGAAGGGTCGGCGGGACAAAATTCACGCACGTGGACGTGAGGGTCATTGCGGCGTCCAACCAAAATTTGGAAGATTTGTGCCGGCAGGGGACGTTCCGCGAAGATCTGTACTATCGGCTCAACGTCATTCCGATCGCGCTCCCGCCATTGCGCGTACGGGAGGGGGACATTCTCCTATTGGCGAACGAGTTTGTGACACGATTCGTTCATCGGGTGCGCCCTGAAGCGGGATCCGTCCCCATGATCGATCCCTCGGCCGCCGATGTGCTGATGCGGTATCCCTGGCCCGGCAACGTCCGGGAGCTGCAAAATATCATGGAACGCGCGGCTGTCTTGGTCGATGGCCACACCGTCATGAGTGCTCATTTGCCTGACCGTCTCTTGGCGGGTGTCCAGCCCAATGCCGTCTTGACGGAGGCGGCGTCGTTCAAACAGGCGAAGCAGCAGGCGGTGGAAACCTTCGAGCGAAACTTTCTGATGGATCTCCTCAAACGTAACGATGGGCACATGAGCCGTGCGGCGCGCGAAGCCGGTGTCGATCGGAAGACCATTGAACGAATGGTGAAAAAGCACGGCTTGCGCGGGGCGTTCTGA
- a CDS encoding sensor histidine kinase, whose amino-acid sequence MRTRTIRGRIVWAIVLVGCIPLVIGLVLAYVSGMRSLRDVIGGNLQAVAVQAAERVRMLVQGEIRNIRLLGSAPLRVRQPVEEANAAYPADGKGVERRIRDRMHSWEQSSNFSTSLLNSELSRFLMETKVRDGDKIVGLLILDRHGALVAASSEPDRYYFGNEAWWTAIRRGNEPVYLSGLIPAEEGTFKASDETMDVIVPILDDHQHDVIGAVIASYRFDGLFVMIAQIQIGQTGHAMLFDAAGQPLVCPILAREAHRIPSQLMAMIVSSDPGWAIAEDDGHGASDTVVGYAPVTGLKLPDNSWHVFVRQQPGESYAPIRDQVRNLAAIGLVMLFLLWAMGRYVATRIVRPIHLLQRGVEAISQGTYDRPINIATGDEFEVLSKAVHRMADRLKASRAELEGLNRELSHRVEEKTQEITKHMQSLELAERLATLGKVASGIAHEINNPLGIILNRIECMEADAVRLPMPGEVRRDLMTIRSHAERIVRVTKSILTFSRGTVSTLKQVEMNTIVRSCLVMASERVSALPVRLESQLAVSLPPVMGDRDRLETVMLNLINNAIDAVSSHGNAGTVLVQTSVVQMEGQQWVEINVADNGPGIPDTIIGRVFDPFFSTKRAGQGTGLGLFLTYGIVSEHRGRVQAKNVECGAVFTVVLPAVGRSMVTERETPWESQAKS is encoded by the coding sequence ATGAGAACGCGAACCATCCGCGGGAGAATTGTCTGGGCCATCGTGCTGGTGGGTTGTATCCCGCTGGTCATCGGCCTTGTATTGGCCTACGTGTCCGGCATGCGATCCCTGCGCGACGTCATCGGCGGAAATCTACAGGCCGTGGCTGTGCAGGCGGCCGAGCGCGTGAGGATGCTGGTGCAAGGCGAGATCCGCAACATTCGGTTGTTGGGCTCCGCCCCGCTCCGCGTGCGGCAGCCGGTCGAAGAAGCCAATGCCGCCTATCCCGCCGACGGCAAGGGCGTCGAAAGACGGATCCGTGACAGGATGCACTCATGGGAACAGAGCAGCAACTTCTCCACGTCCCTGTTGAATTCAGAACTCTCTCGATTTCTCATGGAGACAAAAGTACGGGACGGGGACAAGATTGTCGGGTTGCTCATCCTGGACCGGCACGGAGCTTTAGTCGCGGCCAGTTCGGAGCCCGATCGGTACTATTTTGGAAATGAAGCCTGGTGGACCGCCATACGTCGTGGGAATGAGCCGGTCTACTTGAGCGGTCTCATTCCCGCGGAAGAGGGCACGTTCAAGGCTTCGGATGAAACGATGGACGTGATCGTGCCGATCCTTGACGACCATCAACACGATGTCATCGGCGCGGTGATCGCGTCGTATCGTTTCGACGGCCTCTTTGTCATGATCGCGCAGATTCAGATCGGACAGACAGGGCACGCCATGTTGTTCGATGCGGCCGGACAGCCGCTCGTGTGTCCGATACTCGCCCGCGAGGCGCATCGGATTCCCAGCCAATTGATGGCCATGATCGTGTCGTCGGACCCGGGATGGGCCATTGCGGAAGACGATGGACACGGCGCCTCCGATACCGTCGTCGGCTATGCGCCGGTGACCGGACTGAAGTTGCCGGATAATTCATGGCACGTCTTTGTCAGGCAGCAACCGGGGGAAAGTTATGCGCCGATTCGCGACCAGGTTCGTAATTTGGCGGCGATCGGCTTGGTCATGCTGTTCCTCCTGTGGGCGATGGGCCGCTATGTCGCCACCAGAATCGTGCGTCCGATTCATCTGTTGCAGCGGGGCGTGGAGGCGATCAGCCAAGGCACCTACGACCGGCCGATCAATATTGCGACCGGCGACGAGTTCGAAGTTCTCTCCAAGGCCGTGCATCGAATGGCGGATCGACTGAAAGCCTCGCGTGCGGAGCTCGAAGGGCTCAATCGCGAGTTGTCTCATCGCGTGGAAGAAAAAACACAGGAAATTACCAAGCACATGCAGAGTCTCGAACTGGCGGAACGCCTGGCAACGTTGGGCAAAGTCGCCAGCGGGATCGCCCACGAGATCAACAATCCCCTGGGCATCATTCTCAACCGCATCGAATGCATGGAAGCCGATGCCGTTCGACTGCCGATGCCGGGTGAAGTCCGTCGAGATCTCATGACGATCAGATCGCATGCCGAACGCATCGTGCGCGTGACGAAAAGCATCCTGACGTTTTCCCGGGGCACCGTGTCCACGCTCAAGCAGGTCGAGATGAACACGATCGTCCGCAGCTGTCTGGTCATGGCGAGCGAGCGGGTATCGGCGCTGCCCGTACGGCTCGAATCTCAGCTGGCGGTGTCTCTCCCGCCGGTCATGGGCGACCGGGACCGGCTGGAAACCGTCATGCTCAATCTCATCAACAACGCCATCGACGCGGTCAGCTCCCACGGCAATGCCGGAACGGTATTGGTACAGACGTCCGTCGTGCAGATGGAAGGGCAGCAGTGGGTGGAAATCAATGTGGCAGATAATGGGCCGGGAATCCCCGATACCATCATCGGCCGGGTCTTCGACCCCTTTTTCAGCACCAAGCGGGCCGGCCAGGGCACCGGACTTGGCTTGTTCCTGACCTATGGCATCGTGTCCGAGCATCGTGGACGAGTCCAAGCCAAGAATGTCGAATGCGGAGCCGTCTTTACCGTGGTCCTGCCCGCTGTCGGGCGCTCCATGGTCACTGAGCGAGAGACTCCATGGGAATCGCAGGCAAAATCCTGA
- a CDS encoding carboxypeptidase regulatory-like domain-containing protein, giving the protein MEWKLALWHERRFTRLQAAMMACLLGLTAVTASAYEETTVSNGGTVKGTVQFIGVLPAPSSFELRRYADRVYCGALSDGSGYRQLRSVLVGDRQGLKDVIVTIEGVQKGKPFELKETKLEANICQFVPAVSVMRDGHPLTVTNLDSVAHDLQIYERDNEHVFIMFHRPALTRSGTSDLIHFTGNRHGVIMQCGFHPYMQGHGLAVDNPYYAITDMAGTFTIADLPAGSYRIHAWHPTLGEKTQDVTITAGASTPVRFAFGDK; this is encoded by the coding sequence ATGGAATGGAAATTGGCATTGTGGCATGAACGGAGATTCACTCGCCTGCAGGCAGCCATGATGGCGTGCCTGCTAGGCCTGACAGCCGTCACGGCATCGGCATATGAAGAAACGACCGTGTCGAACGGAGGGACCGTGAAGGGAACGGTCCAATTTATTGGGGTGCTGCCGGCTCCATCCTCGTTTGAGTTGCGCCGCTATGCCGATCGGGTCTATTGCGGAGCACTCTCGGACGGCTCGGGGTACCGGCAGCTGCGTTCCGTGCTGGTCGGTGACCGGCAGGGACTCAAGGACGTCATCGTCACGATCGAGGGTGTTCAGAAAGGCAAGCCGTTCGAACTGAAGGAAACGAAACTGGAAGCCAATATCTGCCAGTTCGTCCCGGCGGTATCCGTGATGAGAGACGGGCATCCGCTGACCGTGACGAATTTGGATTCGGTCGCGCACGATCTACAGATCTACGAGCGGGACAACGAGCACGTGTTCATCATGTTCCACCGCCCTGCGCTGACTCGGTCCGGCACCAGCGATCTGATCCATTTTACCGGGAATCGACACGGCGTGATCATGCAATGCGGGTTTCATCCCTACATGCAGGGGCACGGGCTGGCCGTGGATAATCCGTATTATGCAATCACCGATATGGCAGGCACGTTCACGATTGCGGACCTGCCGGCCGGAAGCTATCGAATCCACGCCTGGCATCCGACCTTGGGTGAAAAGACTCAGGACGTGACGATTACTGCCGGTGCGTCGACCCCGGTTCGCTTTGCGTTTGGAGACAAGTGA
- a CDS encoding multicopper oxidase domain-containing protein, protein MGISTRGGRVTVAGLAAGLVLAGLLPAWAAMSHDAHMIEGQTDDLAVPVHAQAGQVLQDKMAKAVEQIEREVKTKGPFQGAGAHAMQQGVLLVAEDPDKVKVTQGTRCPATAPIRAYDVSAINVEITVNRFGDFYPGYMYVLSEHVAGVREEEAKNKAARESDDPTFSGGAVSNGLQGDLIQPLVIRANQGDCLRITLKNEIAEEPTNMIVNGSQMLVASTGKPATANNPDALVASGKTGEFEWYVPIDLQEGGRAFHSHATREQYSLGMLGSIVIEPRGSRFLSPFTAEEMKSGWEAMIDVGNGSDFREFVIFYHEAGDETFRLLDRRGDMLPQRDPHTDTYRPAARLLNYRSEPHGTRLELQAHLVGFADESQGYGSYTFGDPATTIPRSYLGDPAKFRMIGGSEIVHSHHLHGGSIRWARQPGTSKLDPTLSKNGPVKFPPISDTSDRLDVQSIGPSEIYDEVTEGGSGGLQALAGEFVFHCHIPQHYVTGMWGFWRVYNTLQSPGFQTDVMKPLAELPDRKGKIKLAVSSDKLVGTTVDWYGGKKYEITKDKTDWKSNPVKVSIKNWVEYMLPPQGLPGKTEDQVKQAKAHDATVVNWKWDGTMAMNEPETPHKWADYASPTPNERPAITFDPQTGKLAFPWLRPHLGKRPPFAPNHGGAPWLEPFRVREDGTRSTEQAKPGEQGPWSLCPENSPRKFYTIHSITLPITLKPATAKSAAIVDPIGMIFVLHEEEDEVRKNPKKQVPLVIRGNVYDCVDIIFKNEIPDDARTGWANKINLHPHFFQFDTSASDGPTIGFSYDMSLRAFTMLEDPQPDKGMPLPGNTVILADTKAGTRSITVKNPSKYHPNTELGIGMDDPKYFEVARIKEIKGNTITFDAPLKYTHKKNDITSVEFIRERWYVDSDFGTVYWHDHVFGTDTWGHGLFSAFITEPPRSTYHDPVTGKEIRSGPIADIHTLEPVSAHIRGSFREVMMHIMDSNARSAELIMTDNPQARMGAVTVDGPPSHQFPERINKSAMWFLNGGEATTGSGYSMRVEPLSVRLMNNADPSKLFVSGIHGDPGTPLLRAYLGDPILVRALVGSANEVHTWHVTGHWFPMERYGTTAMPRSTIHLAIGERYDPAIPAAGGPQKQAGDYLYYSGRASHFAEGSWGIFRVFDELQGDLKPLPSREQIQKSAPSVCPADAPVKTFNVSAVDQNIRYHEGAPGVMEVDLERKMVFGNEQGKMYVLDGDRGRVKSGELRPSPLTLHVNVGDCMKVNLKNEMAKERAGFHIDMMAFDPKDSFGANVGNNPGDQTIGPGEKKTYTFYAHPEYGELAALVQDWGNVVENPRNGLFGSVIVGPKGSRYRDPITSDDITMKSSWRADVLVDRTLPGNENRANYRDFSLMFQDEDNIVGVSFMPYIQQVAGITAVNYRSEPTAWRMEKGCEIPEIFACVKAGETPTTPLLQAHVGDPVSIHVLGAFSEQVQLFTVDGHEWPHEPYMQGADQVSTMEFGGSEIINAYLTGGAGGPNKIVGDYLWKNQRPAFANAGQWGLFKVLPVEDQRILPLTPQVPPVKHADEGGAVVSTTSFGSK, encoded by the coding sequence ATGGGAATCTCAACACGAGGGGGACGGGTTACAGTCGCAGGACTCGCCGCAGGACTTGTGCTGGCGGGGTTGCTCCCGGCATGGGCGGCCATGTCGCATGACGCACACATGATTGAAGGTCAGACGGACGACCTTGCGGTGCCGGTGCACGCGCAGGCCGGCCAGGTATTGCAGGACAAGATGGCCAAGGCGGTCGAGCAAATCGAGCGCGAGGTGAAGACCAAGGGCCCGTTCCAAGGCGCGGGCGCGCACGCCATGCAACAGGGCGTGTTGTTGGTCGCGGAAGATCCGGACAAGGTGAAAGTCACTCAGGGCACCCGCTGTCCGGCCACCGCGCCGATCCGGGCCTACGACGTGTCCGCGATCAATGTCGAGATCACCGTGAATCGATTCGGCGATTTTTATCCCGGCTACATGTATGTGCTGAGCGAGCACGTGGCGGGCGTCCGCGAAGAAGAGGCGAAGAACAAGGCGGCTCGCGAAAGCGACGATCCGACTTTTTCCGGCGGCGCTGTGTCCAACGGTCTGCAAGGCGACTTGATTCAGCCGCTGGTCATCCGGGCCAATCAGGGCGACTGTCTGCGCATCACGCTGAAGAACGAAATTGCGGAAGAGCCCACCAACATGATCGTCAACGGTTCGCAGATGCTGGTCGCGAGCACGGGGAAACCTGCGACGGCCAACAACCCCGATGCGCTCGTGGCTTCCGGAAAGACCGGCGAGTTCGAATGGTATGTCCCGATCGACCTCCAGGAAGGCGGGCGGGCGTTTCACAGCCATGCCACCAGAGAGCAATATTCGTTGGGCATGCTGGGATCCATTGTGATTGAGCCACGTGGTTCAAGGTTCTTGAGCCCGTTCACGGCAGAAGAAATGAAGAGCGGGTGGGAGGCGATGATCGACGTGGGGAACGGCTCGGATTTCCGAGAGTTCGTGATCTTCTACCATGAAGCCGGTGACGAAACCTTCCGCCTGTTGGACCGCCGTGGCGATATGCTGCCGCAACGCGATCCTCACACTGATACCTATCGTCCTGCCGCCCGCCTGTTGAATTATCGGAGCGAGCCGCATGGAACTCGGCTGGAACTGCAGGCTCATCTCGTCGGTTTTGCCGATGAATCTCAGGGCTACGGTTCCTACACCTTTGGCGATCCGGCCACGACGATTCCGCGTTCTTACCTCGGCGATCCGGCCAAGTTCCGTATGATCGGTGGATCGGAAATCGTCCACTCGCATCACCTGCACGGAGGCTCGATTCGATGGGCCAGACAGCCGGGAACGAGCAAGCTCGATCCGACACTGTCAAAGAACGGTCCGGTGAAATTCCCGCCGATCAGCGATACGTCGGATCGCCTCGACGTCCAATCGATCGGTCCATCGGAGATCTACGATGAGGTGACCGAAGGCGGGTCGGGAGGTCTTCAGGCGCTCGCCGGGGAGTTCGTTTTCCATTGCCACATTCCGCAGCACTATGTCACCGGCATGTGGGGATTCTGGCGTGTCTACAACACACTGCAATCGCCCGGGTTCCAGACCGATGTCATGAAGCCGCTGGCGGAGCTGCCTGATCGCAAGGGCAAGATCAAGCTTGCCGTCAGCTCAGACAAGTTGGTCGGGACCACCGTCGATTGGTATGGCGGGAAAAAGTATGAGATCACCAAGGACAAGACGGATTGGAAGTCCAATCCGGTGAAGGTGTCGATCAAGAATTGGGTCGAATACATGTTGCCTCCCCAGGGTCTTCCAGGAAAAACAGAAGATCAAGTGAAGCAGGCGAAGGCGCATGATGCGACGGTCGTGAACTGGAAATGGGATGGTACGATGGCAATGAACGAGCCGGAGACTCCGCACAAGTGGGCGGACTATGCCTCACCGACGCCGAACGAGCGTCCGGCCATCACCTTTGATCCTCAGACAGGCAAGCTGGCGTTCCCATGGCTCCGCCCGCACCTGGGCAAACGGCCGCCGTTCGCGCCCAATCACGGCGGCGCGCCGTGGCTGGAGCCGTTCCGGGTCCGCGAGGACGGGACGCGCAGCACGGAGCAGGCCAAGCCGGGCGAGCAGGGGCCGTGGAGTCTCTGCCCCGAGAATTCTCCTCGGAAGTTCTACACCATCCATTCGATTACGCTGCCGATTACCTTGAAGCCCGCAACGGCGAAATCCGCCGCCATCGTGGATCCGATCGGCATGATTTTCGTCCTGCACGAAGAAGAGGATGAAGTCAGGAAGAATCCGAAGAAGCAGGTGCCGCTGGTGATCCGCGGCAACGTGTACGATTGCGTCGACATCATCTTCAAAAACGAAATTCCCGATGATGCACGGACGGGATGGGCGAACAAGATCAACCTCCATCCCCACTTCTTCCAGTTCGATACCAGCGCGTCCGACGGTCCGACGATCGGTTTCTCGTACGATATGTCGCTGCGGGCGTTCACCATGCTGGAAGATCCACAACCAGATAAAGGGATGCCGTTGCCCGGCAACACGGTCATTCTGGCCGATACGAAGGCCGGCACCCGCAGCATCACGGTGAAAAATCCGTCGAAATACCATCCCAATACCGAGTTGGGAATCGGGATGGATGATCCGAAGTATTTCGAAGTCGCGCGTATCAAGGAGATCAAGGGCAACACGATTACCTTTGACGCGCCGCTGAAGTACACGCACAAAAAGAACGACATCACCAGTGTCGAGTTCATCCGCGAGCGATGGTATGTGGATTCGGATTTCGGAACCGTCTACTGGCACGATCACGTGTTCGGGACCGATACCTGGGGACACGGGCTCTTCTCGGCCTTTATTACCGAACCGCCGCGGTCGACCTATCATGATCCGGTGACGGGTAAGGAAATCCGCAGCGGTCCTATCGCGGACATCCATACGCTGGAGCCGGTCTCCGCACATATTCGCGGAAGCTTCCGTGAAGTCATGATGCACATCATGGACAGCAATGCCCGGAGTGCGGAATTGATCATGACCGACAATCCACAGGCGCGGATGGGCGCGGTGACGGTGGACGGACCACCCTCCCATCAATTCCCGGAGCGCATCAATAAATCGGCCATGTGGTTCTTGAACGGCGGAGAGGCGACGACCGGCAGCGGCTACAGCATGCGGGTGGAGCCGCTGAGCGTGCGCCTCATGAACAATGCCGATCCGTCCAAGCTCTTTGTGTCCGGCATTCACGGTGACCCGGGGACGCCGCTGTTGCGGGCATATCTGGGCGATCCGATTCTGGTGCGCGCGCTCGTCGGCTCGGCGAACGAGGTGCACACCTGGCACGTGACCGGCCACTGGTTCCCGATGGAGCGGTACGGCACGACGGCGATGCCGCGCAGCACGATCCATCTGGCCATCGGTGAACGGTACGATCCAGCCATCCCGGCGGCAGGCGGTCCGCAGAAACAAGCGGGCGACTACCTGTATTACAGCGGCCGGGCGTCGCATTTTGCCGAAGGCAGCTGGGGGATCTTCCGCGTGTTCGACGAACTGCAGGGCGATCTGAAGCCGCTGCCGAGCCGCGAGCAGATTCAAAAGTCGGCACCGTCGGTCTGTCCGGCGGATGCGCCCGTGAAGACGTTCAACGTGTCGGCGGTCGATCAGAACATCCGGTATCACGAGGGCGCGCCGGGTGTCATGGAAGTCGATCTCGAGCGAAAGATGGTTTTCGGCAACGAACAGGGCAAGATGTACGTCCTGGACGGCGATCGCGGCCGGGTCAAGTCGGGAGAGTTGCGACCGAGCCCGTTGACGTTGCACGTGAACGTCGGCGATTGCATGAAGGTCAATCTCAAGAACGAGATGGCCAAGGAACGGGCCGGGTTCCACATCGATATGATGGCGTTCGATCCAAAAGATTCGTTCGGCGCCAACGTCGGAAACAATCCGGGTGATCAGACGATCGGACCGGGCGAGAAGAAGACCTACACGTTTTACGCCCATCCGGAATACGGCGAATTAGCTGCACTCGTCCAGGATTGGGGGAATGTGGTCGAAAATCCGCGCAACGGACTGTTCGGGTCGGTGATCGTCGGACCCAAAGGATCGCGCTATCGCGATCCGATCACGAGCGACGACATCACGATGAAGAGCAGCTGGCGGGCGGACGTGCTGGTTGATCGTACGCTTCCGGGAAATGAGAATCGGGCCAACTACAGGGATTTCTCGCTGATGTTCCAAGACGAGGACAACATCGTGGGCGTCAGCTTCATGCCCTACATCCAACAGGTGGCCGGCATCACAGCGGTGAACTACCGTTCGGAGCCGACGGCCTGGCGCATGGAAAAAGGATGCGAAATTCCTGAAATCTTCGCCTGCGTCAAGGCCGGCGAGACACCAACGACGCCGTTGCTGCAGGCGCATGTCGGTGATCCGGTCTCGATTCACGTGTTGGGCGCGTTCAGCGAACAGGTCCAGCTGTTTACCGTCGATGGGCACGAATGGCCGCACGAGCCCTATATGCAGGGCGCTGATCAAGTCAGCACCATGGAGTTCGGCGGATCGGAAATCATCAACGCCTATTTGACGGGCGGTGCAGGCGGACCGAACAAGATCGTGGGCGACTATTTGTGGAAAAATCAGCGGCCGGCATTCGCCAACGCCGGGCAGTGGGGCCTCTTCAAGGTCCTGCCGGTCGAGGATCAACGGATTCTTCCGTTGACGCCTCAGGTTCCGCCGGTCAAGCATGCGGACGAGGGAGGAGCGGTCGTGTCGACCACCTCATTCGGTTCGAAATAA
- the amrB gene encoding AmmeMemoRadiSam system protein B encodes MTTGTTKDATPSPVLRNLQFSPIKEGEEQYVVLWDPTGLSAEKLVLPLNYFFIIQHFDGEHSLQDITGLYLKRFGEFLMPDKVERLVADLDAKLFLEGPRFEDAKQQAASAYRDAPSRPAAFAGKSYETDGVKLRKQIDGFFTSKEGPDFKPSENKGKPIKGLVAPTFDLKQAGPIYAWAYKELQDAQQPDTYVVFGTAHAGLEHLYAVTDKDFDTPLGSVEADQAIISRLRAVVPDCFVEDRAHQAEHAIEFQLPFLQTVAGSSKPFTIVPVLCSFSAASLSDPSVRQQVDRFVDALREVLSTSEKSICLIAAGELAHLGMRYGDSAPPTDFSFHRSMQYDLEMLKFVEELKPEEFAGYIQKERDQRRISGFSPIYTLLRVIQAEKGQVLRYDRGITDQYNSTVTFASMSFF; translated from the coding sequence ATGACAACCGGAACAACCAAAGACGCCACGCCGTCTCCCGTGCTGAGAAATCTGCAGTTCTCTCCGATCAAAGAAGGAGAAGAACAATACGTCGTCTTATGGGATCCGACGGGCCTCAGTGCGGAAAAACTGGTGCTCCCGCTCAATTACTTTTTCATCATCCAGCACTTTGACGGGGAGCATTCGCTTCAGGACATCACCGGACTCTACCTCAAGCGATTCGGGGAGTTTCTGATGCCGGACAAGGTGGAACGTCTCGTGGCCGATCTGGATGCGAAGTTGTTTCTCGAGGGCCCGCGTTTCGAGGATGCCAAGCAACAAGCCGCATCGGCTTATCGGGACGCCCCGTCACGCCCAGCCGCGTTCGCAGGAAAGAGCTACGAGACAGACGGCGTCAAGCTGCGTAAACAGATCGACGGCTTCTTCACGTCAAAGGAAGGCCCGGACTTCAAACCATCGGAGAACAAGGGGAAGCCCATCAAGGGTTTGGTTGCGCCGACGTTCGATCTGAAGCAGGCCGGCCCCATCTATGCCTGGGCGTATAAAGAATTACAGGACGCCCAGCAGCCCGACACCTATGTGGTTTTCGGTACCGCCCATGCGGGTCTCGAGCATCTTTATGCGGTGACGGACAAGGATTTCGACACCCCGCTCGGATCCGTGGAGGCGGATCAGGCGATAATCAGCCGGTTGCGGGCGGTAGTACCGGATTGTTTTGTCGAAGATCGCGCGCATCAAGCGGAGCATGCGATCGAATTTCAATTGCCGTTTTTGCAAACGGTGGCCGGCTCATCGAAGCCGTTTACGATTGTGCCGGTTCTCTGCTCCTTTTCAGCAGCAAGTCTCTCCGACCCGTCCGTTCGTCAACAAGTGGACCGGTTTGTGGATGCCTTGAGGGAGGTCCTGTCGACGAGCGAGAAGTCGATCTGTCTGATCGCGGCAGGCGAACTCGCCCACCTCGGCATGCGCTATGGCGATAGCGCCCCTCCCACCGATTTTTCCTTTCATCGTTCTATGCAGTACGATCTTGAGATGCTGAAGTTCGTCGAGGAACTTAAACCGGAGGAATTCGCCGGATACATCCAGAAGGAGCGTGATCAGCGGCGCATTTCGGGATTCTCGCCGATCTACACGCTATTGAGGGTCATTCAGGCCGAGAAAGGCCAGGTGTTGCGCTACGATCGAGGCATTACGGATCAGTATAATTCGACCGTCACCTTTGCCAGCATGTCCTTCTTCTAG